Proteins encoded in a region of the Paenibacillus pedocola genome:
- a CDS encoding ABC transporter ATP-binding protein, with product MKKSVFSRLSTYMLRHKLIYTVLLLTTLVSILYDLTTAWYLSRITDAAVRLDVDAFSGLIAFGVLFLLVGLLNNYAGAYFKTKVSAKIRNELRLEMMGHTLRLPQSYFDRNHSGDLLSRFTNDNQSVGEACGRVMIDLIRNPLLALAAFAYLLYINWLLALICFAMGPLLFLTGKVFGNAMRMNSVKLQESMSRTTSFLNDILGSSVVFKSFSIERRLLKQYQGHSEDINATEQKRGKIEGATGALASVLGNATFLLALIIAGWFVAKGKLEVGAMIAFIQLMNYLIMPFSSLPGLVASMQQSLGAAERIFEVIDEPAEVKVLPEPLVKQPDFERLVLSGVSFHYPDAGKASLSKISMDLQQGSQVAVVGPSGGGKSTLFKLLLGFYRPDEGAIAINGTDITALSLDHLRSYFAYVPQESGLYTGSIRDNISNGRPGAPEDEIKEALRQANAYDFVMELPDGMDTDIGEHGSRLSGGQRQRLSIARAMLKNAPVLLLDEATAALDNESEKMVQQAIRKLMKDKTTIVIAHRLSTIQNADLILVMENGEIVERGSHNELLAAEGRYHDLYHSQLEQEDGAAEAEERDGVSAKPVQAEDVLQDANAKVFTAAVTGQ from the coding sequence TTGAAGAAGAGTGTTTTCTCCAGATTAAGTACATACATGCTCAGACATAAGCTGATTTATACGGTATTGCTGCTGACTACCCTGGTCAGTATTCTCTATGATCTTACAACAGCCTGGTATCTGTCGAGAATTACCGATGCGGCGGTCCGCCTGGATGTGGACGCTTTTTCGGGGCTGATTGCTTTTGGTGTTCTCTTCTTGCTTGTAGGTTTACTCAACAATTATGCGGGTGCGTATTTCAAAACTAAGGTCTCAGCTAAAATCAGAAATGAGCTGCGACTGGAGATGATGGGGCACACGCTCCGTCTGCCGCAGTCCTATTTCGACCGCAATCATTCCGGCGATTTGCTGTCCCGGTTCACGAATGACAACCAATCGGTGGGTGAAGCCTGCGGAAGGGTAATGATCGATCTTATCCGCAATCCGCTGCTCGCGCTGGCAGCTTTTGCTTACTTGCTGTATATTAACTGGCTGCTCGCTTTGATCTGTTTTGCAATGGGGCCGCTGCTTTTTCTTACGGGTAAAGTATTCGGCAATGCGATGCGCATGAATAGTGTGAAGCTGCAGGAAAGCATGAGCCGGACGACGTCCTTTTTGAATGATATCCTCGGGAGCAGTGTGGTGTTCAAGTCCTTCTCCATCGAACGCAGACTGTTGAAGCAGTATCAGGGACACAGTGAGGATATTAATGCTACGGAACAAAAGCGCGGTAAAATCGAAGGGGCTACAGGTGCGTTAGCGTCTGTGCTGGGTAATGCGACCTTCCTTCTGGCTCTGATTATTGCCGGGTGGTTCGTGGCGAAGGGTAAGCTTGAGGTAGGCGCGATGATCGCATTTATTCAGCTGATGAACTATCTGATCATGCCGTTCTCGTCGCTTCCGGGCCTGGTGGCCTCCATGCAGCAGTCGCTGGGTGCGGCGGAGCGGATTTTTGAAGTCATCGATGAGCCTGCCGAGGTCAAAGTTCTGCCGGAGCCGCTGGTGAAGCAGCCTGACTTCGAACGTCTGGTGCTCTCCGGGGTTTCCTTTCATTATCCGGATGCCGGAAAAGCCAGCCTGAGCAAGATCAGCATGGATCTGCAGCAAGGCTCGCAAGTGGCTGTGGTCGGACCGAGCGGAGGCGGGAAATCCACGCTGTTCAAGCTGCTGCTCGGGTTCTATAGGCCGGATGAAGGTGCGATTGCAATTAACGGAACCGACATTACAGCTTTGAGTCTGGACCACCTGAGAAGCTATTTCGCCTATGTGCCGCAGGAATCGGGACTGTACACCGGAAGTATCCGCGATAATATCAGCAATGGCAGACCGGGTGCGCCGGAGGATGAGATTAAGGAGGCGCTGCGGCAGGCGAACGCCTATGACTTTGTGATGGAGCTGCCGGATGGCATGGATACAGATATCGGTGAGCATGGCTCCAGGCTGTCCGGGGGCCAGCGCCAGCGCCTGTCGATTGCCAGAGCGATGCTGAAAAATGCGCCGGTTCTGCTGCTGGATGAAGCCACGGCGGCGCTGGATAACGAATCAGAAAAAATGGTCCAGCAGGCCATCCGCAAGCTGATGAAGGATAAAACTACGATTGTTATCGCCCACCGCCTGTCGACCATTCAGAATGCTGATCTCATTCTGGTCATGGAGAACGGGGAGATTGTGGAACGCGGCAGCCATAATGAGCTGCTCGCAGCGGAAGGCCGGTATCATGATCTCTACCATTCACAACTAGAGCAGGAAGACGGGGCTGCAGAGGCAGAAGAACGGGACGGCGTATCGGCGAAGCCGGTGCAGGCAGAGGACGTTTTGCAGGACGCCAATGCGAAGGTGTTCACCGCTGCCGTAACCGGGCAGTAA
- a CDS encoding Cof-type HAD-IIB family hydrolase, which yields MYKLIAIDIDDTLINDDKEVTPATQTALEQAVAAGVVVTLATGRAYASAQAIARQTGLNVPIITYQGALVKNLMDEKVLYERYVPQDAVRKLFQYCVEHDLHLQTYIDDKLYAREENQKLIEYSQLNRTQYYIEPDWEGKLVPQKTPKMLIIDDPAFLDELSPILRELLGDSVHITKSKPHFLEIMHHEGTKGLALEFLAQHFGCELSETIAVGDSWNDHEMLEAAGLGVAMANAIPALKEIADFVTLSNNEDGVKYAIDKFILQTAE from the coding sequence ATGTACAAACTGATTGCAATCGATATTGATGACACCCTGATTAATGATGACAAGGAAGTCACCCCTGCCACCCAAACTGCGCTGGAGCAGGCTGTCGCTGCTGGCGTTGTGGTCACTCTTGCAACCGGCCGCGCCTATGCCTCTGCCCAGGCCATTGCCCGCCAGACCGGACTGAACGTGCCGATCATTACTTATCAGGGTGCGTTGGTGAAGAATCTGATGGATGAAAAAGTGCTCTACGAGCGCTATGTGCCGCAGGACGCCGTACGCAAGCTGTTCCAGTACTGCGTGGAGCATGACCTTCACCTGCAGACTTATATTGATGACAAGCTGTACGCACGCGAAGAGAATCAGAAGCTGATCGAATATTCCCAGCTGAACAGAACCCAATATTACATCGAGCCGGACTGGGAAGGTAAGCTCGTCCCGCAAAAAACACCAAAAATGCTCATTATCGATGATCCTGCGTTCCTGGATGAGCTGTCGCCGATTCTGCGCGAGCTGCTGGGTGACTCGGTCCACATCACCAAATCAAAGCCGCACTTCCTGGAAATCATGCACCATGAAGGCACCAAGGGTCTTGCGCTTGAGTTCCTGGCTCAGCACTTCGGCTGCGAGCTGTCCGAAACGATCGCCGTCGGCGATTCCTGGAACGATCATGAGATGCTGGAAGCGGCCGGCCTGGGCGTAGCCATGGCTAATGCCATTCCTGCACTGAAGGAAATTGCCGATTTCGTAACCCTCAGCAACAACGAAGACGGCGTGAAGTATGCCATTGATAAATTCATTCTGCAAACAGCCGAATAA
- a CDS encoding DMT family transporter: MNRSRIADLSLLLVAMMWGCTFLIVQHAVRVLPPLAFNSIRFTGAALLLALITAVFYRHEWRMLSWRMVGHSLLLGLFLFMGYGFQTMGLLYTTTSNTGFITGLSVVIVPFLSLALLKHSISRYTWFSAGLAVAGLYLLTFTGSALSLNKGDALILLCAIAFALQVAYTGVYAPRYPALPLATLQLAFVGLLSTLASLIVDGTAPLAHSAELVMKPDVLWALLISIGPTSAFAFWIQTACQKYTTPSRVAIIYAMEPVFAAFTGLVFGGETLGLSAGLGCLCILAAMLTAELSPEPARTIQNNDESAPFLSSD; this comes from the coding sequence GTGAATCGCTCCCGAATAGCCGATCTTAGTCTGCTCCTGGTGGCAATGATGTGGGGATGCACCTTTCTGATTGTCCAGCATGCCGTCAGAGTGCTGCCGCCGCTTGCCTTCAACAGCATCCGGTTTACGGGAGCCGCCCTGCTGCTGGCCCTGATCACGGCTGTTTTTTACCGCCATGAATGGAGAATGCTAAGCTGGCGCATGGTGGGACACTCTCTGCTGCTGGGCCTTTTTCTGTTTATGGGCTACGGCTTCCAGACGATGGGCCTGCTGTATACAACCACTTCCAACACCGGCTTTATCACCGGCCTGTCGGTAGTGATCGTACCCTTCCTGTCTCTGGCGCTGCTGAAGCATTCCATCTCCCGGTATACCTGGTTCAGTGCGGGACTTGCAGTGGCAGGATTGTATCTGCTCACCTTCACCGGCTCCGCGCTCTCGCTCAATAAAGGCGACGCTCTGATCCTGCTCTGTGCCATCGCCTTTGCCCTGCAGGTCGCTTATACCGGCGTGTATGCGCCGCGTTATCCGGCCCTGCCGCTGGCAACGCTGCAGTTAGCTTTTGTCGGCCTGCTCAGTACGCTTGCCTCACTGATTGTTGACGGAACCGCACCTCTAGCGCACAGTGCTGAGCTGGTCATGAAGCCGGATGTGCTGTGGGCGCTGCTGATTTCGATCGGACCGACCAGCGCCTTTGCCTTCTGGATTCAGACGGCCTGCCAGAAATACACCACGCCGTCCCGGGTAGCCATCATATATGCGATGGAGCCGGTGTTCGCCGCTTTCACAGGGCTTGTCTTCGGCGGCGAGACATTGGGCTTATCCGCTGGACTGGGCTGTCTTTGCATCCTTGCAGCGATGCTGACCGCGGAGCTCAGCCCCGAGCCTGCCCGGACCATCCAGAATAATGATGAATCCGCTCCTTTTCTTTCATCAGATTAA
- a CDS encoding metal-dependent hydrolase gives MMGKSHLVISTGVTLSVMNLLGYEITIPAVAVAAVSALLPDIDEPNSLLVRKAVPESLLRLLQVTLIGAAVYLYFAGIAAPPWNIALALLVGSVSFLPGRRLRHLFMLLIALALFAFAEDYDPWNYIAACLLVVSSVVPHRGITHTLYAVAGWGALLYFASLGMNDGGSLWIAGGMSYLLHLLADSLTQRGITPLPPLPFKLRFKLMSTGTKKGSKVEHLCMVLTLALAVYVFVLTP, from the coding sequence ATGATGGGCAAATCCCATTTAGTAATCAGCACCGGGGTTACGCTCTCTGTGATGAATCTGCTCGGATATGAAATCACGATCCCGGCGGTTGCCGTGGCGGCGGTCAGCGCTTTGCTGCCCGATATTGATGAGCCGAACTCGCTGCTGGTCCGCAAGGCTGTCCCCGAATCACTGCTGCGGCTTCTGCAGGTGACTTTGATTGGGGCAGCGGTTTATCTCTATTTTGCCGGTATCGCCGCTCCGCCGTGGAATATCGCCCTGGCTCTGCTGGTCGGCAGTGTGTCGTTTCTGCCGGGCCGCAGGCTGCGGCATCTGTTCATGCTGCTGATCGCCCTGGCGCTGTTCGCGTTCGCAGAAGATTACGATCCATGGAACTACATCGCTGCCTGCCTGCTGGTCGTATCCTCAGTGGTCCCGCACCGGGGAATTACGCATACGCTGTACGCGGTTGCCGGCTGGGGAGCGCTGCTCTACTTCGCCTCTCTCGGCATGAATGACGGCGGCAGCCTGTGGATCGCCGGAGGCATGTCGTACCTGCTTCATCTGCTGGCCGACTCGCTGACCCAGCGCGGGATTACCCCGCTGCCGCCGCTGCCCTTCAAGCTAAGGTTCAAGCTGATGAGCACCGGTACGAAGAAGGGCAGTAAGGTGGAGCATCTATGCATGGTGCTCACCTTGGCCTTGGCCGTTTATGTGTTTGTGCTTACCCCTTGA
- a CDS encoding lipoate--protein ligase: MLFIDNTGITDASINLAIEEFALKNLPMDDSYLLFYINSPSIIIGKHQNTIEEINQEYVKDNNIQVVRRLSGGGAVYHDLGNLNFSFITKDDGQSFHNFLKFTQPVIDYLQSMGVNAELSGRNDLQVGERKISGNAQFSTRGRMFSHGTLMFDLNLDDVQASLNVNPEKFKSKSTKSVRSRVANIKELLGTDMTIEEFRDGLLRSIFGMEPSEVPQYKLTMDDWVRIEEISKEHYQNWDWNYGLSPKSNVKHTRKFPAGLVDIRMDIEDSYIKDIKIYGDFFGVGDVADVENALRGKRYENAEVREALSGLDLKHYFGRIEPEDFIGLIFLEE, translated from the coding sequence ATGCTTTTTATTGATAACACAGGAATCACAGACGCATCAATTAATCTGGCGATCGAGGAATTTGCGCTTAAGAATCTGCCGATGGACGACAGCTACCTGCTCTTTTATATCAACAGTCCGTCCATTATCATCGGTAAACACCAGAATACCATCGAAGAGATCAACCAGGAGTATGTAAAAGACAACAACATCCAGGTCGTGCGCCGGTTGTCCGGCGGCGGGGCTGTCTATCATGATCTTGGCAATCTCAACTTCAGCTTCATTACCAAGGACGACGGCCAGTCGTTTCATAACTTCCTGAAATTTACCCAGCCGGTCATCGACTATCTGCAGTCCATGGGTGTCAATGCAGAGCTGAGCGGCCGCAACGACCTCCAGGTCGGTGAGCGCAAAATCTCCGGCAACGCCCAGTTCTCCACGCGCGGACGCATGTTCAGCCACGGCACCCTGATGTTTGACCTGAACCTTGACGATGTGCAGGCATCCCTGAACGTCAATCCGGAGAAATTCAAATCCAAGAGCACCAAATCCGTGCGCAGCCGCGTAGCCAACATCAAAGAGCTGCTAGGCACTGACATGACCATCGAGGAATTCCGCGACGGGCTGCTGCGTTCCATCTTCGGCATGGAGCCTTCTGAGGTTCCGCAGTACAAGCTGACCATGGATGACTGGGTGCGGATAGAAGAAATCTCCAAGGAGCACTACCAGAACTGGGACTGGAACTACGGCCTGTCGCCGAAGAGCAATGTGAAGCACACCCGCAAATTCCCGGCAGGGCTCGTCGATATCCGTATGGACATTGAAGATTCCTACATTAAAGATATCAAAATCTACGGTGACTTCTTCGGCGTCGGCGATGTGGCTGACGTGGAGAACGCACTGCGCGGCAAACGTTATGAGAATGCAGAGGTCAGAGAAGCCCTGTCCGGGCTAGACCTGAAGCATTATTTCGGGCGGATTGAGCCGGAGGACTTTATCGGGCTTATTTTCCTGGAAGAATAG